A DNA window from Naumovozyma dairenensis CBS 421 chromosome 7, complete genome contains the following coding sequences:
- the RTT101 gene encoding cullin RTT101 (similar to Saccharomyces cerevisiae RTT101 (YJL047C); ancestral locus Anc_1.343), with product MFKTGKRPTTLGEEVANNAELSDALSTLDICFEKAKNEISKESTLSSQSSSEPGEDSFLPSYSYLTEICRLLTTRKAYRTDTSSKTGKTLKYRVNEAKIIKSFWYYCNAKTHILIETFVETYVNQINEYLNSENGSQLLNIWEKLYKTFSSWLKILYPIINYVPSNYLQLVPEYRKQGSYFTYIFGELGHLLADRLGEKLGPFITYCLQVFLDNNISYSTVIKEGRIYSFASLKVADTVVENMPFITYCQNVTNKYMEQHWCLNDFKTNPHGTITKAIQKYTTISVLLDLDTDDNLYGEYFKTTIMAEKNILNLMCSFKKSITIIYPHSTDSMELLQWETIRKFIELAYIKYSSMEEYTKIVQRQIRSDLKIAYGKTHNLHTLFRTLYDLFTLFSYTPKFMDENILIELRDLLGGPLKVAEAFLRYCELTIRRADFGLNNSNKHDNEDINECKNLVLALSSFLKLDDTFFKLFKRSCFRRIIMKGYSNMSNIGKGDSFERYLVQHFETTFHHCDEVSKITALYKDALDTYHCSSAYMQDQLQMNRKEESNSIHIEAFVFGRENIPVEFQDNISETITLPEVFEKEWTNFIERYKENIKNSEMKSIIPVYPLHHCELSSPFNLPNGESLLFDLTLFQTCVILQFNDIDELSFGEIQHNLQMKEETLRLILKSFIDMNLLLKIKDVYKYNENFQYDIKKIKDGKLRIPIPRISSSGSSLSSRSSSDLLRHNEGSTAHWKQELLKACIVRSLKRDREGMNYDKLFKIVESQMKGFSIGEFKDALKITVQEKHITLTGDAYIY from the coding sequence ATGTTTAAAACAGGAAAACGCCCAACAACATTGGGTGAAGAAGTTGCTAATAACGCAGAGTTATCTGATGCCCTATCGACTTTAGATATTTGCTTCGAAAAAGCTAAGAATGAAATATCAAAGGAGTCAACTTTATCCTCTCAGAGCTCATCTGAGCCAGGAGAGGATTCCTTTCTTCCGtcatattcatatttgaCTGAAATTTGCAGACTTCTGACAACGAGGAAGGCATATAGAACAGATACATCAAGTAAAACAGGTAAAACTTTGAAATATCGTGTGAATGAAgccaaaataataaaatccTTTTGGTATTATTGTAATGCGAAAACACATATATTGATTGAAACTTTTGTAGAGACCTATGTGAACcaaataaatgaatatcTTAATTCAGAGAATGGTTCGCAACTACTGAACATATGGGAAAAGTTGTACAaaactttttcttcatggttaaaaatattataccCTATAATAAATTACGTACCATCTAATTATTTGCAATTGGTACCAGAGTACAGGAAACAAGGAAGTTATTTCACATACATTTTTGGAGAATTAGGTCACCTACTGGCGGATAGACTTGGTGAAAAATTAGGACCTTTCATAACGTATTGTCTACAAGTTTTTTTAGATAATAACATTTCTTATTCTACCGTCATTAAAGAAGGACgaatttattcatttgcATCTCTAAAAGTTGCTGATACAGTAGTTGAAAATATGCCGTTCATTACTTATTGTCAAAATGttacaaataaatatatggaACAGCACTGGTGTCtaaatgattttaaaaCCAATCCACATGGAACCATAACTAAAGCTATACAGAAATACACTACTATTTCAGTATTGCTTGACCTTGATACGGACGATAACCTTTATGGggaatatttcaaaaccACGATAATGGCCgagaagaatattttgaatttgatgtgttcctttaaaaaatcaattacGATAATATATCCCCATTCTACAGATTCTATGGAGCTTTTGCAATGGGAAACAATTCGAAAATTTATCGAACTAgcatatataaaatattcgTCGATGGAGGAATATACTAAGATTGTGCAAAGACAAATAAGAAGTGATTTAAAGATTGCGTATGGGAAAACTCATAATTTGCATACACTATTTAGAACACTATATGATTTGTTTACTCTTTTCTCTTATACGCCAAAGTTTATGgatgaaaatattcttattgAACTCCGAGATCTACTAGGTGGGCCTTTGAAAGTTGCTGAAGCCTTTTTGAGATATTGTGAATTAACTATCCGTAGGGCCGATTTTGGATTAAATAACAGCAACAAACACGACAATGAAGATATAAATGAGTGTAAAAACTTGGTGTTAGCGTTGTCTTCCTTTTTGAAGCTTGATgatacatttttcaaattattcaagagATCATGTTTTAGAAGAATAATCATGAAAGGTTATAGTAATATGTCCAACATAGGTAAAGGAGATTCCTTTGAACGTTATTTAGTTCAACATTTTGAGACAACTTTCCATCATTGCGATGAAGTGAGTAAGATAACTGCACTTTACAAAGATGCTTTGGATACGTATCATTGTTCTTCTGCCTACATGCAGGATCAATTACAGATGAATAGGAAAGAAGAATCAAACTCTATACATATAGAAGCGTTTGTCTTTGGTAGGGAAAATATCCCAGTTGAATTTCAAGATAATATATCTGAAACCATTACGTTACCAGAAGTTTTCGAAAAGGAATGGACCAACTTTATAGAAAGATACaaggaaaatattaagaactctgaaatgaaatcaataatTCCAGTATACCCATTACACCATTGTGAACTATCGTCTCCTTTCAATTTACCAAATGGTGAATCTCTTCTCTTCGATTTAACACTTTTCCAAACTTGTGTTATCCTAcaatttaatgatattgatgagCTATCTTTCGGGGAGATTCAACATAATTTACAAATGAAGGAAGAAACGTTACGTCTAATATTGAAATCGTTCATTGATATGAACttattattaaagattAAAGatgtatataaatataatgagAACTTTCAATAtgatataaagaaaattaaagatgGGAAATTACGCATTCCAATACCAAGAATCTCATCAAGTGGGTCATCATTAAGTAGTAGATCATCGTCAGATTTATTAAGGCATAATGAAGGTTCGACGGCACATTGGAAACAAGAATTGCTGAAAGCGTGTATAGTGAGATCTCTTAAACGAGATAGAGAAGGGATGAACTACGAtaaattgttcaaaataGTTGAGTCTCAAATGAAAGGATTTAGTATAGGTGAATTTAAGGATGCATTAAAGATCACCGTTCAGGAGAAACACATTACTTTAACAGGAGATGCATATatctattaa
- the MTR4 gene encoding ATP-dependent RNA helicase MTR4 (similar to Saccharomyces cerevisiae MTR4 (YJL050W); ancestral locus Anc_1.332) has translation MDSDDLFGVFNEAPIEIPDDIPEEEGQSSTTPNEDNKTNKRTLDSDEDVNVDDDDDEEEGNNKNVSNKTKKSKIHSLTDKKEKSTVVPVVADSFEQEASREVEASAGLTNAATTQVEEDGKVRLSHQVRHQVALPPNYDYTPIAEHKRINEARTYPFTLDPFQDTAVSCIDRGESVLVSAHTSAGKTVVAEYAIAQSLREKQRVIYTSPIKALSNQKYRELLAEFGDVGLMTGDITINPDAGCLVMTTEILRSMLYRGSEVMREVAWVIFDEVHYMRDKERGVVWEETIILLPDKVRYVFLSATIPNAMEFAEWICKIHSQPCHIVYTNFRPTPLQHYLFPAHGDGIYLVVDEKSTFREENFQKAMASISNQSGDDPNSTNSRGKKGQTFKGGAAKGDAKGDIYKIVKMIWKKKYNPVIVFSFSKRDCEELALKMSKLDFNSDDEKDALSKIFNNAIALLPETDRELPQIKHILPLLRRGIGIHHSGLLPILKEVIEILFQEGFLKVLFATETFSIGLNMPAKTVVFTSVRKWDGQQFRWVSGGEYIQMSGRAGRRGLDDRGIVIMMIDEKMEPQVAKGMVKGQADRLDSAFHLGYNMILNLMRVEGISPEFMLEHSFYQFQNVISVPIMEKKLIELNKEIDDIQIDDEENIKEYYEVRQTLDSYNEDVRHIMTHPANVLSFLQPGRLIEVNIGGKTGDNKQNYGWAAVIDFAKRINKRNPTAVYTDHESYIVNVVVNSMYADSPVNLLKPFNPTFPEGIRPAEEGEKSICAAIPITLDSIQSLGNIRLHMPKDIRASGQKEIVGKSLSEVQRRFPDGIPLIDPIKNMKIEDDDFTKLLKKIEVLEGKLFSNQLSNSVRLAELYEKYSRKHALINDTKQLKHKINESQAVIQLDDLRRRKRVLRRLGFSTPSDIIELKGRVACEISSGDELLLTELIFNGNFNELTPEQSAALLSCFAFQERCKEAPRLKPELGEPLKAMRELASKIAKIMKDSKIEIVEKDYVESFRHELMEVVYEWCKGATFTQICKMTDVYEGSLIRMFKRLEELVKELVDVANTIGNTALKEKMETVIKLIHRDIVSAGSLYL, from the coding sequence ATGGATTCTGACGATTTATTTGGTGTCTTCAATGAAGCTCCTATTGAAATACCTGATGATATtccagaagaagaagggCAAAGTAGTACCACTCCAAATGAAGacaacaaaacaaacaagcGTACTTTAGATTCTGACGAAGATGTaaatgttgatgatgacgacgatgaagaagaagggaATAACAAGAACGTATCGAACAAGACAAAGAAATCTAAAATCCATTCTTTAACAgacaagaaagaaaaatccaCAGTAGTCCCCGTCGTAGCTGATTCCTTCGAACAAGAAGCTTCCAGAGAGGTCGAAGCATCAGCAGGTTTAACAAATGCTGCAACCACACaagtagaagaagatggtaAAGTTAGATTATCACATCAAGTTCGTCATCAAGTCGCCTTACCACCAAATTACGATTATACCCCGATTGCTGAACATAAGAGAATTAATGAAGCACGTACGTATCCGTTCACTTTGGATCCCTTCCAAGATACAGCTGTTTCTTGTATCGATAGAGGTGAATCTGTTTTAGTGTCAGCTCATACTTCTGCAGGGAAAACTGTGGTCGCTGAGTATGCTATTGCTCAATCTTTAAGAGAAAAGCAAAGAGTCATTTATACTTCTCCAATTAAAGCTTTATctaatcaaaaatatagaGAATTGCTAGCTGAGTTTGGTGATGTTGGGTTGATGACTGGTGATATTACAATTAACCCTGATGCAGGTTGTTTAGTTATGACTACAGAAATTTTAAGAAGTATGTTATATAGAGGTAGTGAAGTGATGAGAGAAGTTGCATGGGttatatttgatgaagttCATTATATGAGAGATAAAGAACGTGGTGTTGTTTGGGAAGAAACTATCATTCTTTTACCTGATAAAGTCCGTTATGTGTTTTTATCTGCTACTATTCCAAATGCTATGGAGTTTGCGGAATGGATTTGTAAGATTCACTCTCAACCTTGTCATATTGTTTATACTAATTTCCGTCCAACTCCTTTACAACATTATCTTTTCCCAGCACATGGTGATGGTATTTATTTAGttgttgatgaaaaaaGTACATttagagaagaaaatttccaaaaagcGATGGCATCAATTAGTAATCAATCAGGTGATGATCCAAATTCTACAAATTCAAGAGGTAAGAAGGGTCAAACGTTTAAAGGTGGTGCTGCCAAAGGTGATGCTAAGGGTGATATTTATAAGATTGTTAAGATGatttggaagaaaaaatataaccCTGTTATTGTCTTTTCATTTAGTAAACGTGATTGTGAAGAATTAGCATTGAAAATGTCTAAATTAGATTTCAAttcagatgatgaaaaggATGCCCTATCgaaaatttttaataatgcAATTGCTTTGTTACCAGAAACTGATAGAGAATTACCTCAAattaaacatattttaCCTCTATTAAGAAGAGGTATTGGTATCCATCATTCAGGTCTTTTACCGATCTTAAAAGaagttattgaaattttattcCAAGAAGGGTTCTTAAAGGTTTTATTTGCAACAGAAACTTTCTCTATTGGGTTAAATATGCCTGCAAAGACTGTTGTTTTCACTTCAGTTAGAAAATGGGATGGTCAACAATTCCGTTGGGTATCTGGTGGtgaatatattcaaatgtCAGGTCGTGCTGGTCGTCGTGGGTTAGATGATCGTGGTATTGTCATTATGATGATCGATGAGAAAATGGAACCACAAGTTGCTAAAGGTATGGTTAAAGGTCAAGCTGATAGATTGGATTCTGCTTTCCATTTAGGttataatatgattttgaatttaatgagAGTGGAAGGTATTTCACCTGAGTTTATGTTAGAACATTCATTTTATCAATTCCAAAATGTAATTTCCGTCCCCattatggaaaaaaaattaattgaattgaataaagaaattgatgatattcaaattgatgacgaagaaaatatcaaagaatATTATGAAGTAAGGCAAACGCTTGATAGCTACAATGAAGATGTCCGTCATATAATGACACATCCAGCCAATGTATTAAGCTTTTTACAACCAGGTAGACTAATTGAAGTTAACATTGGAGGTAAGACTGGGGATAACAAGCAAAATTATGGTTGGGCAGCAGTTATTGATTTTGCTAAGAGAATTAATAAACGTAATCCTACTGCTGTCTATACAGACCATGAATCATACATTGTTAACGTTGTAGTTAATAGTATGTATGCTGATTCTCCAGTGAATTTGTTGAAGCCATTTAATCCAACATTCCCTGAAGGTATTCGTCCTGCTGAAGAAGGTGAAAAATCCATATGTGCTGCTATACCAATAACTTTAGATTCTATACAATCATTGGGTAATATTAGACTACATATGCCCAAGGATATCAGAGCTAGTGGACAAAAGGAAATTGTAGGTAAATCATTGAGTGAAGTTCAACGTAGATTCCCCGATGGGATCCCATTAATTGATCCAATTAAAAACATGAAgattgaagatgatgattttactaaattattgaaaaaaattgaagttCTTGAAggtaaattattttcaaatcaattaaGTAATTCTGTGAGATTAGCTGAATTATATGAGAAATATAGTAGGAAGCATGCGTTGATTAATGATACTAAACAATTAAAACATAAGATTAATGAATCTCAAGCTGTGATACAGTTAGATGATTTACGTAGACGTAAGAGAGTTTTACGTCGTTTAGGATTTTCTACGCCAAgtgatattattgaattgaaaggtAGAGTTGCATGTGAAATTTCTAGTggtgatgaattattattaactgAATTAATCTTCAATGgtaatttcaatgaattgaCACCTGAACAATCAGCAGCATTACTTTCATGTTTCGCATTCCAAGAACGTTGTAAAGAAGCCCCAAGATTAAAACCTGAATTAGGTGAACCATTGAAAGCTATGAGAGAACTTGCTTCTAAAATTGccaaaataatgaaggaTTCCAAGATTGAAATTGTTGAGAAGGATTATGTTGAAAGTTTTAGACATGAACTTATGGAAGTTGTGTATGAATGGTGTAAAGGTGCCACATTTACCCAAATTTGTAAAATGACCGATGTTTATGAAGGTTCATTGATTAGAATGTTCAAGAGATTGGAAGAATTAGTTAAAGAATTGGTTGATGTTGCCAATACAATTGGTAATACAGCtttgaaggaaaaaatggaaacaGTTATAAAGTTGATACATAGAGATATTGTTTCCGCTGGTTCCTTGTATTTATAG
- the POP4 gene encoding RNase P/RNase MRP complex subunit (similar to Saccharomyces cerevisiae POP4 (YBR257W); ancestral locus Anc_1.346) gives MDKAQTFITDCLFTKNFDDPNKPISENRLQSTLLLLPTDGGLSSRLKRTRSKKQFTVEKLSSQNSSSIRHPNYRTINKNSRMAFKEYINNAHTNCRKAIRLAQEKKITSREELDKLLESEHKDLFDELPKYNQFLPMHETLWVGYMKELLNIPDKLTDSSKLSINGTMALTKLSMADYNGAILKVTKSKNKNMIGIEGIVIWDSQKNFIMITKGKLVDRIKCIPKKGTVFTFELPLNDEDALQYSILGDRFKYRSSDRASRKFKSRRCDDMLYYVNGS, from the coding sequence ATGGATAAAGCGCAAACATTCATAACTGATTGTCTTTTCACGAAGAATTTCGATGATCCAAATAAACCAATATCTGAAAATCGATTACAAAGTACACTACTTTTATTACCTACAGATGGAGGATTATCAAGTCGACtcaaaagaacaagaagtaAAAAGCAATTTACAGTAGAGAAACTTTCCTCCCAAAATTCCTCCTCTATAAGACATCCGAATTATCGTACAATTAATAAGAATTCCAGGATGGcattcaaagaatatattaacaATGCTCATACAAATTGTCGTAAAGCAATAAGATTAGCtcaagagaagaagattaCCTCCAGGGAGGAATTAGATAAACTACTGGAAAGTGAACATAAAGATTTGTTTGATGAACTACCGAAATATAATCAATTCTTGCCCATGCATGAAACTCTCTGGGTTGGTTACATGAAAGAACTTCTTAATATACCTGATAAATTGACAGACTCTTCCAAGTTGTCAATTAACGGTACTATGGCGTTGACTAAGTTATCCATGGCAGATTATAATGGTGCAATTTTAAAAGTCACCAAgagtaaaaataaaaacatgATTGGTATTGAAGGAATTGTCATTTGGGATAGTCAAAAAAACTTCATTATGATTACTAAAGGGAAACTGGTGGATCGAATTAAATGTATTCCCAAGAAGGGAACTGTGTTTACGTTTGAACTACCGTTGAATGATGAGGATGCTCTACAATATTCGATTCTCGGTGATAGATTCAAATATAGAAGTAGTGATCGTGCAAGtagaaaattcaaaagtCGTAGATGTGATGATATGTTATATTATGTAAACGGTTCATAA
- the NDAI0G05860 gene encoding elongation factor 1-gamma, translating to MTQGTLYASSSPRSISSKALIKYFNLDYKIITNLEEDATFGEKFPIKKVPSLWGPKGLKLNEAMAILFYLANSIDDEKIKSKLIGSTVMEKTEIIRWLSFSNMDVSLTIFKIFLTFLGATPYNKKEVDNAYVNLDKYASFYEQRLKNFTYLATESISLADLHAASFWSLAFSKLVGPQFVAKFPALVRWFKTVISSPIMAPFFIDFEFTDKPMEYVPPKKEKKPKAEQNKTKVEKKPETTAGEESAQPAKKPKHPLEALGKSTFILDEWKRQYSNEDTRPVALPWFWKHYNPEEYSLWKVDYKYNDELTLTFMSNNLIGGFFNRLSASNKYMFGCLVVYGENNNNGITGAIMVRGQDHIPAFDVAPDWESYSYTKLDPTKQEDKEFVDNMWAWDKPVIVNGESKEIVDGKVLK from the coding sequence ATGACTCAAGGTACATTATACGCATCCAGCAGCCCAAGGAGTATATCTTCTAAAGCATTgatcaaatatttcaacCTAGATTACAAAATCATCACCaatttagaagaagatgcCACTTTTGGTGAAAAATTCCCAATAAAGAAAGTCCCATCCTTATGGGGCCCCAAGGGTTTGAAACTAAACGAGGCAATGGCTATCCTCTTCTACTTGGCCAATTCCATCGACGATGAGAAAATCAAATCTAAATTGATCGGTTCCACCGTCATGGAAAAGACTGAAATCATTAGATGGTTATCATTCAGTAACATGGATGTAAGTTTAACtatcttcaaaatattcttaACATTCCTTGGTGCAACTCCTTATAATAAAAAGGAAGTGGATAACGCATACGTTAACTTGGATAAATATGCTTCATTTTACGAACAAAGATTGAAGAATTTCACTTATTTGGCCACAGAAAGTATCTCATTAGCTGATCTTCACGCTGCTAGCTTTTGGAGTTTGGCATTCTCTAAACTTGTAGGCCCTCAATTTGTAGCAAAGTTTCCAGCTTTGGTTAGATGGTTCAAGACTGTCATTTCCTCTCCAATCATGGCACCATTCTTCATTGATTTCGAATTTACAGATAAACCAATGGAATATGTTCCACCaaagaaggagaagaaacCAAAGGcagaacaaaataaaacaaaagtTGAAAAGAAACCTGAGACTACTGCCGGTGAGGAATCTGCTCAACCAGCTAAAAAACCAAAACATCCATTGGAAGCTCTAGGTAAGTCTACTTTCATCTTAGATGAATGGAAAAGACAATATTCTAACGAAGATACAAGACCAGTTGCGTTACCTTGGTTTTGGAAACATTACAATCCAGAAGAGTACTCCTTATGGAAAGTTGATTACAAgtataatgatgaattgacTTTGACTTTCATGTCTAACAATTTGATTGGTGGATTCTTTAATAGATTATCCGCATCTAACAAGTATATGTTTGGTTGTTTAGTCGTTTATggtgaaaataataataatggtatcACTGGTGCTATTATGGTTAGAGGTCAAGATCATATTCCGGCATTTGATGTAGCTCCAGATTGGGAATCTTATAGTTATACTAAGTTGGATCCAACTAAGcaagaagataaagaattcGTCGATAACATGTGGGCTTGGGATAAACCTGTCATTGTTAATGGTGAATCTAAGGAAATTGTTGACGGTAAAGTCTTGAAATGA
- the CHM7 gene encoding phosphatidic acid-binding protein CHM7 (similar to Saccharomyces cerevisiae YJL049W; ancestral locus Anc_1.334), protein MHELPESRLGSLYKDFRPLKDLNPDGYEANITTWRQYLAELYSGFICFQCGTMLLRHLTRKDAFGVPKSIDVVIDSMVHEEILFPLDLFYEGKMTMTDTTPTVLKWFGFNWKPTKGFKSRQKNSKGNDNDYLKDVTLIIKPELESAFHKIYDNIKVAILDDATSITDLVYTSHEFFEKIKINDIIIHDDEHADEIRKIILFYLSRYKHIINHDEINDIIKIIAPAASHILKSFTIEITENDRQILNVKSGIYNLERQIKKLENDLEVYSLKTAKENWDAFRKLPIASQREHIKAKKLSERYLDQLLKYRNNLLTIKNQLDLSSTNAILFDTLSNSHELLKSMNNYMGSAEKIDELLQNIEEQTEQTDEINKLLTNEETLTPGLADEIEKELQTMEEQLSQERGEEATKEHVNEEIKENAETELLLDKLKDLQIDDKNQLNEGEEKVHQDERNLEQESKELVPN, encoded by the coding sequence ATGCATGAGCTTCCTGAATCAAGACTAGGATCCTTATACAAGGATTTCAGACCATTAAAAGACCTAAATCCAGACGGATATGAAGCGAACATCACGACATGGAGACAATACTTAGCTGAACTATATTCGGGctttatttgttttcaGTGTGGTACTATGTTGCTGCGCCACTTGACGAGAAAGGATGCATTTGGTGTCCCGAAAAGTATCGACGTAGTCATTGATTCTATGGTACACGAGGAAATTTTGTTCCCCTTGGATCTGTTTTATGAAGGTAAGATGACTATGACCGATACTACCCCGACTGTTTTGAAATGGTTTGGTTTTAATTGGAAGCCAACAAAAGGTTTTAAAAGTAGGCAAAAAAATTCCAAAGGAAATGATAAcgattatttgaaagatgttACTCTGATCATTAAACCAGAATTAGAATCCGCCTTCCATAAGATTTATGACAATATTAAAGTGGCAATATTAGACGATGCCACTAGTATAACTGATCTAGTTTATACATCCCAtgaattctttgaaaaaattaaaataaatgatattattatacatGATGATGAGCATGCTGATGAAATTCGTAAAATTATCTTATTTTATCTCAGCAGATATAAACATATTATTAACCATGatgaaataaatgatatCATAAAAATCATTGCTCCAGCAGCATCtcatattttgaaatcattcACTATAGAAATAACAGAAAATGATAGACAAATCTTAAACGTGAAAAGTGGTATATATAATCTTGAAAGAcaaatcaagaaattagaaaatgatCTCGAAGTTTATTCCCTTAAGACGGCCAAAGAAAATTGGGATGCTTTCAGAAAATTACCAATAGCGTCTCAAAGAGAACATATTAAAGCTAAAAAATTGTCTGAAAGATATTTAgatcaattattaaaatatcGTAATAATCTTTTGACTATTAAAAATCAGTTGGATTTATCATCCACTAACGCTATACTATTTGATACTTTGAGTAATTCACATGAATTGttgaaatcaatgaataattATATGGGGTCTGCTGAAaagattgatgaattattacaaaatattgaagagCAAACTGAACAAAcagatgaaattaataaattgttAACCAACGAAGAGACATTGACTCCGGGATTAGCTGATGAAATCGAAAAGGAATTACAAACAATGGAGGAACAACTTTCTCAAGAACGTGGGGAAGAGGCTACGAAAGAACACGTGaatgaagaaatcaaagaGAACGCAGAAACAGAGTTACTTCTGGACAAGTTAAAGGATCTACAAATTGATGAcaaaaatcaattgaatgaagGAGAGGAGAAAGTCCACCAAGATGAAAGAAACCTCGAACAAGAGTCGAAGGAATTAGTTCCAAACTaa